Proteins encoded in a region of the Streptomyces sp. PCS3-D2 genome:
- a CDS encoding HpcH/HpaI aldolase/citrate lyase family protein, with the protein MRHFGHISPTVRKDLFHQEPAEFTGTSPARLLAAALGATLYSPATRPALAADIRKQAGRGVVSMVLCLEDSISDADVLDAENNLVRQFRDLDADAGELPLLFIRVRTPDQIPDLARRLGPSIRHLAGFVLPKFDERRGIPFLEAVADAEAVSGRDRLYAMPVLETPELLHLETRVEALAGISRTVNSHRDRVLALRLGVTDFCSAYGLRRTPDMTAYDVQIVAGVIADVVNVLSRADGTGFTVTGPVWEYFRSQQRLFKPQLRRSPFLEEGVEELRTALIEHDLDGLLREIELDRANGLLGKTCIHPAHVTPVHALSVVSHEEFCDAEDILRPERGGGGVMRSAYTNKMNEIKPHRAWAERTMLRAEAFGVAKEQVGFVDLLTAGLQV; encoded by the coding sequence ATGCGTCACTTTGGGCACATATCGCCCACGGTCCGTAAGGACCTCTTCCACCAGGAACCGGCGGAGTTCACCGGGACCTCACCCGCCCGTCTCCTCGCGGCGGCCCTCGGGGCCACCCTCTACAGCCCCGCCACCCGCCCGGCGCTGGCCGCGGACATCCGCAAGCAGGCCGGCCGCGGAGTCGTCTCGATGGTCCTCTGCCTGGAGGATTCGATCAGCGACGCCGATGTCCTCGACGCCGAGAACAACCTCGTCCGCCAGTTCCGCGACCTCGACGCCGACGCCGGCGAGCTCCCGCTGCTCTTCATCCGCGTCCGCACGCCCGACCAGATACCGGACCTGGCACGCCGCCTGGGCCCCTCGATACGGCACCTGGCCGGATTCGTACTTCCGAAGTTCGACGAACGGCGCGGCATCCCCTTCCTCGAAGCCGTCGCCGACGCGGAGGCCGTGAGCGGACGGGACCGGCTGTATGCCATGCCCGTCCTGGAGACGCCGGAACTCCTCCACCTGGAAACCCGCGTGGAGGCCCTCGCCGGGATCTCCCGCACGGTCAACAGCCACCGCGACCGGGTCCTGGCACTGCGCCTCGGAGTCACCGACTTCTGCTCCGCCTACGGACTGCGCCGCACCCCGGACATGACCGCCTACGACGTCCAGATCGTCGCCGGCGTCATCGCGGACGTCGTCAACGTCCTCAGCCGGGCCGACGGCACCGGATTCACCGTGACCGGCCCCGTCTGGGAGTACTTCCGCAGCCAGCAGCGCCTCTTCAAGCCCCAGCTGCGCCGCAGCCCCTTCCTGGAGGAGGGCGTCGAGGAACTGCGCACCGCGCTGATCGAACACGACCTGGACGGACTGCTGCGCGAGATCGAGCTCGACCGGGCCAACGGGCTGCTCGGCAAGACCTGCATCCACCCCGCCCACGTCACACCCGTGCACGCCCTGTCGGTGGTCTCCCACGAGGAGTTCTGCGACGCCGAGGACATCCTGAGGCCCGAGCGCGGCGGAGGCGGAGTGATGCGTTCGGCTTATACGAACAAAATGAACGAGATCAAGCCCCACCGGGCCTGGGCCGAGCGCACCATGCTGCGCGCCGAGGCCTTCGGTGTGGCGAAGGAGCAGGTCGGCTTCGTCGACCTGCTCACGGCCGGGCTCCAGGTGTGA
- a CDS encoding Tellurium resistance: MGFFDGIMGSRAVQFQSGSASSNAIELTKRHATVSLTRQGAVHGNLRVNLSWRMRTSDIGGRSGQSGQLFRHPFKLFKPDIVQAHTQGMVNVDLDMGCLYELTDGTRGAVQPLGNLLGDLNDPPYVKLSGDDRFGSGSGETLYINLDHADEIKRMLVFVYIYDQTPAFDRTHAMVTLYPVTGPRIEIPLDERHPQARSCAVVSLEKVKGELVVKREVKFVYGFQSELDRLYGWGLQWGRGYKSAKR, from the coding sequence ATGGGCTTCTTCGACGGCATCATGGGCAGCCGAGCCGTGCAGTTCCAGTCGGGCAGTGCCTCGTCGAACGCGATCGAGCTGACCAAGCGACATGCGACGGTGTCGCTCACCAGGCAGGGCGCCGTCCACGGCAACCTGCGCGTCAACCTGTCCTGGCGCATGCGCACCTCGGACATCGGCGGCCGTTCCGGCCAGAGCGGCCAGCTCTTCCGCCATCCGTTCAAACTGTTCAAGCCGGACATCGTGCAGGCACACACCCAGGGCATGGTCAACGTCGACCTCGACATGGGCTGCTTGTACGAGCTGACGGACGGCACCCGCGGCGCCGTCCAGCCGCTGGGCAACCTGCTGGGCGACCTCAACGACCCGCCGTACGTCAAGCTCAGCGGTGACGACCGGTTCGGATCGGGTTCGGGGGAGACCCTCTACATCAACCTCGACCACGCCGACGAGATCAAGCGGATGCTCGTCTTCGTCTACATCTACGACCAGACCCCGGCCTTCGACCGGACGCACGCCATGGTCACCCTCTATCCCGTGACCGGCCCGAGGATCGAGATCCCGCTGGACGAGCGGCACCCGCAGGCCCGCTCCTGCGCCGTCGTCTCCCTGGAGAAGGTCAAGGGCGAGCTCGTCGTCAAGCGCGAGGTGAAGTTCGTGTACGGGTTCCAGTCCGAGCTGGACCGGCTCTACGGCTGGGGGCTCCAGTGGGGGAGGGGCTACAAGAGCGCCAAGAGGTGA
- a CDS encoding TerD family protein, with amino-acid sequence MTHAMQKGSNIPVAPVAVRAVLRWTGGPEVPDVDASALLVGPDGRVRSDEDFVFYNQPRHPSGAVWRLGKKQVGDAVTDAVQADLRTVTPSVDRILVVASAEDVPFQRVRDLRILLYDATATGGSEPLAYFDVRPETGAETALICGELYRRGDGWKFRALGEGYSDGLVGLATDHGIAVDENAAEPDAGAAAGPGAPAAGPGADETAAMAPPTQAPPAAPPAYGYPQPVSPVPGPGGDPTFRLPAQGPQFIRR; translated from the coding sequence ATGACGCACGCGATGCAGAAGGGCTCGAACATCCCGGTGGCCCCCGTGGCGGTCCGGGCGGTGCTGCGCTGGACCGGCGGCCCCGAGGTGCCGGACGTGGACGCCTCGGCGCTGCTGGTGGGCCCGGACGGCCGGGTGCGTTCGGACGAGGACTTCGTCTTCTACAACCAGCCCCGGCACCCCTCGGGAGCGGTCTGGCGCCTCGGCAAGAAGCAGGTGGGCGACGCCGTCACCGATGCCGTCCAGGCCGACCTGCGCACGGTGACCCCGAGCGTGGACCGGATCCTGGTGGTCGCCTCGGCCGAGGACGTCCCCTTCCAACGGGTCCGCGACCTGCGGATCCTGCTGTACGACGCCACCGCGACCGGTGGCTCCGAGCCGCTGGCCTACTTCGACGTACGGCCCGAGACCGGCGCGGAGACGGCACTGATCTGCGGCGAGCTGTACCGCCGGGGCGACGGATGGAAGTTCCGGGCGCTCGGCGAGGGCTACTCCGACGGCCTGGTGGGGCTGGCGACCGACCACGGGATCGCGGTCGACGAGAACGCCGCCGAGCCCGACGCCGGCGCGGCCGCCGGACCCGGGGCCCCCGCAGCGGGTCCGGGCGCCGACGAGACCGCTGCTATGGCGCCGCCGACGCAGGCCCCGCCGGCCGCCCCGCCCGCCTACGGCTACCCGCAGCCGGTGTCCCCGGTTCCGGGCCCGGGCGGCGACCCGACCTTCCGGCTGCCGGCGCAAGGCCCCCAGTTCATCCGCCGCTGA